A genomic stretch from Anabrus simplex isolate iqAnaSimp1 chromosome 2, ASM4041472v1, whole genome shotgun sequence includes:
- the LOC136863943 gene encoding ribosome biogenesis protein SLX9 homolog has protein sequence MGKFKKGKPKTFISKVKSSDKHEDNSEKHTQSHVENYDHGKATVSFNSSTVPFKSKEDTSPKQIPTKISVLLNSRRILKGQTLKKTFKRKLRHTMFLSGMSRMKVREQEASQAKKALQKRRKTPIVGDLQPLVNALPTIKASRPVSKNGKVRKQPHGGICKSQERQESMLQDIAVFQNVLNDPHYQADPGACISKLIQSRMLEEK, from the exons ATGGGTAAATTCAAGAAAGGAAAGCCTAAGACTTTCATTTCCAAGGTTAAAAGTTCTGACAAACACGAAGACAACTCAGAAAAACATACGCAATCGCATGTTGAAAATTATGACCATGGGAAAGCTACAGTCAGTTTTAACTCTTCAACTGTTCCATTTAAGAGCAAGGAAGATACTTCTCCAAAACAAATCCCTACAAAAATTTCAGTACTTCTAAACAGTCGTCGCATACTTAAGGGTCAAACTTTGAAAAAGACATTTAAGCGGAAGTTGCGGCATACAATGTTTCTTTCTg GAATGAGCCGCATGAAAGTAAGAGAACAAGAAGCAAGCCAGGCAAAAAAGGCATTACAGAAACGTAGAAAGACGCCTATAGTGGGAGACCTACAGCCACTTGTTAATGCACTACCTACTATCAAGGCATCAAGGCCAGTTAGTAAGAATGGTAAAGTGAGAAAGCAGCCACACGGGGGTATATGTAAGTCACAAGAGAGACAGGAATCAAT GTTGCAAGATATTGCTGTGTTCCaaaatgttctaaatgatccaCATTATCAAGCTGATCCAGGTGCTTGCATTTCAAAATTAATTCAGTCAAGAATGCTTGAAGAGAAATGA